The Nitrospinaceae bacterium genome window below encodes:
- a CDS encoding sodium-independent anion transporter has protein sequence MVSLSLSYIKFNWLGNIRNDVLAGMVVALALIPEAIAFSIIAGVDPKVGLYASFCMAIVIAFVGGRSGMISAATGAMALVMVTLVKEHGLEYLLAATILTGFLQILAGFFRLGSLMRFVSRSVVTGFVNALAILIFMAQLPEFKGAGIQMYGMVALGLAIIYIFPRFTKAVPSPLVSIITLTAISVYFGIDLRTVGDMGELPSTFPIFLLPDIPFNVDTLRIILPYSLTLAAVGLLESLMTATIIDDLTDTSSNKNRECAGQGIANIVSGFFGGMAGCAMIGQSVINIKSGGRGRLSTLFAGLFLLFLLLVAGDWVRQIPMAALVAVMIMVSIGTFSWSSFKNLKTHPKSSSLVMITTVVVVVFTHDLAIGVFVGVLTSALFFARRVSRFLKIESHLSKDKEERTYKVYGQVFFASAEIFSNSIDFKEVVQHVTIDVSAAHFWDLSAVGALDKVVMKLRREGTAVDLVGLNEASATIVDRLAVYDKPNALELMLKH, from the coding sequence ATGGTTTCTCTATCGCTCTCATATATAAAATTTAACTGGCTTGGCAATATACGCAATGACGTGCTTGCGGGCATGGTTGTCGCTCTGGCTCTGATTCCTGAGGCTATTGCATTCTCCATCATTGCCGGTGTCGATCCCAAAGTAGGATTGTACGCTTCCTTCTGTATGGCGATTGTCATTGCTTTTGTAGGTGGCCGTTCCGGCATGATTTCCGCCGCAACCGGGGCCATGGCCTTAGTCATGGTCACCCTTGTGAAAGAGCATGGCCTTGAATACCTTCTTGCGGCAACCATCCTGACAGGATTCCTGCAGATTCTCGCGGGGTTTTTCCGGTTGGGTTCCCTGATGCGGTTTGTATCGCGTTCCGTGGTGACGGGCTTTGTGAATGCTCTGGCCATTCTCATTTTTATGGCACAGCTTCCCGAATTTAAAGGAGCGGGCATCCAGATGTACGGCATGGTTGCTTTGGGGTTGGCGATAATTTACATCTTTCCACGGTTCACAAAGGCTGTGCCGTCACCGCTGGTTAGCATCATCACGCTTACGGCAATCAGTGTGTATTTCGGAATCGATTTACGCACCGTGGGCGATATGGGCGAACTTCCTTCGACGTTTCCGATTTTTCTGTTACCCGACATTCCGTTCAATGTGGACACCTTGCGGATTATTTTGCCCTACTCACTGACGTTGGCGGCTGTTGGTCTGCTGGAGTCACTCATGACCGCAACTATAATCGATGATTTGACGGATACATCCAGTAATAAAAATCGCGAGTGTGCCGGGCAAGGCATTGCCAATATTGTGTCTGGTTTTTTTGGGGGCATGGCGGGCTGTGCGATGATCGGACAATCGGTGATCAATATCAAATCGGGTGGCCGTGGCCGTCTGTCAACACTTTTCGCTGGGCTTTTTCTTTTGTTCCTGCTTTTGGTTGCAGGGGATTGGGTCCGCCAGATTCCGATGGCCGCTCTCGTTGCCGTCATGATAATGGTGTCGATCGGGACATTCAGTTGGTCGTCATTTAAAAATCTGAAAACGCATCCCAAAAGCTCCAGTCTTGTCATGATAACCACTGTAGTGGTTGTCGTTTTCACCCATGATTTGGCCATTGGGGTCTTTGTTGGCGTTTTGACCAGTGCGCTGTTTTTTGCCCGTAGAGTATCGCGATTTCTAAAAATTGAATCTCATTTATCTAAGGATAAAGAGGAACGTACCTATAAAGTCTACGGACAAGTATTTTTTGCTTCGGCGGAAATATTTTCTAATTCCATCGATTTCAAAGAAGTCGTTCAACATGTCACCATTGATGTCAGCGCCGCTCATTTCTGGGACTTGTCCGCAGTTGGTGCGTTGGATAAAGTTGTCATGAAACTCCGTCGTGAAGGAACCGCGGTTGATCTGGTTGGCTTGAATGAAGCCAGCGCTACAATTGTGGATCGTCTGGCAGTGTACGATAAGCCAAATGCGCTTGAACTCATGCTTAAACATTAA
- a CDS encoding flagellar hook-associated protein 3 gives MVERVTSQAIQNTVLNNIFRITEDLAKAQAEISSGKRILKPSDDPAGLRTSLSLRTSISESRQFIRNIDNNKIFIQSADTALQSVGLGLTRAKELAIAELGGASTPETRGFAALEIGQIISQVLEAANTEVKNQHIFAGTKTRTAPFQVSASGAIYQGNTESFKVEIAENIRIGLTLPGSDVLGTDLNPDLTQSTPLSVLNGGGGVPSGQFAISDRSGNSATITVSSGATLGTVISAINSAGVNVSASLNSSANGITLTDTSSVITQALTVTEVSGGTTASGLGILGQRNGNLEGRDLNGLVTAATAVSELNGGNGLTLGDISITNGAASGTVSLSSATTVGDVLSLINGSGFNVTASINSAGNGLRIVSNDPATVAVVNDIGVGTTGESLGLGGGRNVLDTLVQLKLALEKDDPAGIIASLQNLDKGLDSINESRAFVGASLRRIESTDFILDQDIVDQTGQLSNTEDADAIQRASDLASLEVALNATLSTTARILQPSLLDFLR, from the coding sequence ATGGTAGAGCGCGTCACCAGCCAGGCGATTCAGAACACCGTCCTGAACAATATTTTCCGTATCACGGAGGATTTGGCCAAGGCGCAGGCTGAGATCTCCTCGGGGAAACGAATTCTCAAGCCTTCCGACGATCCGGCCGGATTGCGTACCAGTCTCTCGTTACGCACCAGCATCAGCGAGTCGAGGCAGTTCATCCGCAATATCGATAACAATAAAATATTTATCCAAAGCGCGGACACCGCCCTGCAATCGGTCGGGTTAGGGCTGACGCGGGCGAAAGAGCTTGCCATCGCCGAACTTGGCGGTGCGTCCACTCCGGAAACCCGCGGATTCGCGGCGTTGGAAATCGGGCAAATCATTTCCCAAGTGCTGGAAGCGGCCAATACCGAGGTGAAAAATCAGCACATATTCGCCGGCACGAAAACCCGGACCGCTCCCTTTCAAGTCAGCGCTTCCGGCGCGATATATCAGGGCAATACCGAGAGTTTTAAAGTCGAGATTGCCGAGAACATCCGAATCGGCCTCACGCTCCCAGGCTCCGATGTGCTGGGCACGGATCTCAATCCGGATCTCACCCAGTCAACACCGCTTTCGGTTTTAAATGGCGGTGGCGGCGTGCCTTCGGGGCAGTTCGCGATCAGCGACCGCAGCGGCAACAGCGCCACCATCACCGTTTCTTCAGGGGCGACCCTGGGTACGGTGATTTCCGCGATCAATTCGGCAGGTGTGAATGTCAGCGCCTCTTTAAACAGCAGTGCGAATGGGATCACTTTAACGGATACCAGTTCAGTGATCACCCAGGCCTTGACCGTGACGGAAGTGTCCGGCGGGACAACCGCTTCCGGGCTGGGAATTTTAGGTCAACGCAACGGAAACCTGGAAGGCCGTGATTTGAATGGATTGGTGACGGCGGCCACCGCGGTTTCCGAATTGAACGGCGGCAACGGGCTGACACTGGGAGATATCAGTATCACCAACGGAGCGGCTTCGGGAACCGTCAGTTTGAGCAGCGCAACGACAGTCGGGGATGTACTCAGCCTGATCAACGGATCTGGCTTTAATGTCACCGCCAGCATCAACAGCGCCGGGAATGGTCTCAGGATTGTTTCCAACGACCCGGCAACGGTGGCGGTGGTCAACGATATCGGGGTCGGGACCACCGGCGAGAGTCTTGGCCTGGGAGGCGGGCGGAACGTTCTCGACACGCTGGTTCAATTAAAACTGGCTCTGGAAAAAGATGATCCCGCCGGGATCATTGCCTCTCTGCAAAATCTGGACAAGGGCTTGGATTCGATCAATGAATCGCGGGCCTTCGTGGGGGCGAGTTTAAGACGGATCGAATCGACGGATTTTATCCTTGACCAGGATATTGTCGATCAAACCGGGCAATTGTCCAATACGGAGGACGCCGACGCCATCCAGCGGGCATCCGATCTCGCTTCGTTGGAAGTGGCCTTGAACGCTACACTGAGCACCACTGCACGCATCCTGCAACCGTCTTTGCTTGATTTTCTGCGGTGA
- a CDS encoding hypothetical protein (frameshifted, deletion at around 448538): MEDFKKRFWVSLIISVPVILFSPMVQELFGLHEKLHFPGHFLLLFALSSTVYFYGGWPFLKGLWEEISEKNPGMMTLIGVAITAAYAYSSAVVFGLAGKMFFWELVTLIDIMLLGHWIEMKSVMGAGKALEQLAALMPDTAHRLKEDGSVEDVPVSELKGNDKLLVKPGEKIPADAVILKGHTSADESMLTGESKPVEKAEGDTVIGGAINGEGAITIEVQHTGEESFLSGVIKLVQEAQASKSKTQDIANRAAFWLTVTALGLGSLTLFVWLAFTEQSLAFAMERTVTVMVITCPHALGLAVPLVVAVSTAIAARNGLLIRNRTAFEEARKRR; the protein is encoded by the coding sequence ATGGAGGACTTTAAAAAACGGTTTTGGGTTTCGCTGATTATTTCCGTTCCGGTCATCCTGTTTTCGCCGATGGTCCAGGAGTTGTTCGGGCTTCATGAAAAACTGCATTTTCCCGGCCATTTCCTATTGCTGTTTGCCCTATCTTCGACAGTCTATTTCTATGGAGGCTGGCCGTTTTTGAAAGGTCTATGGGAAGAGATTTCCGAAAAAAATCCCGGCATGATGACACTGATCGGAGTTGCCATCACGGCGGCCTATGCCTATTCGAGCGCTGTTGTGTTCGGGCTTGCCGGCAAGATGTTTTTCTGGGAGTTGGTGACGCTGATCGATATCATGCTGCTGGGTCACTGGATTGAAATGAAATCCGTGATGGGTGCCGGCAAGGCGCTGGAACAGCTTGCAGCGTTGATGCCGGATACAGCGCATCGTCTGAAAGAGGATGGCAGCGTCGAAGATGTGCCGGTTTCCGAACTCAAGGGGAACGACAAACTGCTGGTGAAACCCGGAGAGAAAATCCCGGCGGACGCTGTGATCCTCAAGGGCCATACCTCCGCCGACGAATCGATGCTGACGGGGGAATCCAAACCCGTTGAAAAAGCGGAAGGCGATACGGTGATTGGTGGTGCAATCAACGGGGAAGGGGCCATCACCATTGAAGTCCAGCATACAGGTGAGGAGAGCTTTCTGTCCGGTGTGATCAAGCTGGTTCAGGAAGCGCAGGCCAGCAAATCGAAAACACAGGACATTGCCAACCGCGCTGCATTCTGGCTCACTGTGACTGCTCTCGGATTGGGGTCGCTGACCTTGTTTGTCTGGCTGGCATTTACGGAACAAAGCCTGGCCTTTGCCATGGAGCGAACCGTAACGGTCATGGTCATCACCTGCCCGCATGCACTGGGGCTGGCTGTGCCGCTGGTGGTGGCGGTGTCAACGGCCATTGCCGCCCGCAACGGTCTTTTAATTCGTAACCGCACCGCCTTCGAGGAAGCGCGCAAACGCAGGTGA
- a CDS encoding universal stress protein UspA produces the protein MTRLLVCIDGSAYADNLCANAAWVAKQINAEIDLLHVLRRPSDYQAPTDHTGLIGLDARSDLLEELTRVDEERGRLDQKKGKIILEHGAKMLKEAGVETINLIHRRGSLVETIQEFEDSVDMVFMGKRGEHADMASAFLGANLEKVARAIHKPLFIVSSVVRPIKRFLIAYDGKDSVRKAIDYITKHPLLKKGLECHLLAVERAKGDIETSGAERKLRTAGFTVILKTEQNHHADQVISSYVVENKIDLLITGAYSHSRMHSLLLGSTTASLIKSCKVPLLLFR, from the coding sequence ATGACCAGATTACTAGTATGTATCGATGGGTCGGCTTATGCAGATAATCTCTGTGCCAATGCCGCCTGGGTTGCCAAACAAATAAACGCCGAAATTGATCTTCTTCATGTTTTGCGCCGCCCTTCAGATTATCAAGCGCCGACAGATCATACTGGCTTGATTGGCCTTGATGCACGCAGCGATCTCCTGGAAGAATTAACACGAGTGGACGAAGAGCGCGGCCGTTTGGATCAAAAAAAGGGCAAAATCATTCTTGAGCATGGCGCCAAAATGCTGAAAGAAGCAGGCGTCGAAACAATAAACCTTATCCACCGGCGCGGCAGTCTGGTTGAAACCATTCAAGAGTTTGAAGACTCTGTGGATATGGTTTTCATGGGCAAGCGTGGCGAGCATGCTGACATGGCTTCTGCTTTTCTAGGAGCCAACCTGGAAAAGGTGGCCCGTGCGATCCACAAACCCCTCTTTATCGTGTCTTCTGTGGTACGCCCAATCAAACGCTTCCTGATTGCCTATGATGGTAAAGACAGTGTGCGTAAAGCCATCGACTATATTACCAAACACCCTTTACTCAAAAAGGGACTGGAATGTCACTTGCTGGCGGTGGAACGCGCCAAAGGCGATATCGAAACGTCCGGAGCCGAACGAAAACTGCGCACTGCCGGGTTCACTGTCATACTCAAAACGGAACAAAACCATCACGCCGACCAAGTGATATCCTCTTACGTGGTGGAAAATAAAATTGACCTCCTTATCACAGGTGCGTACAGCCATTCGCGGATGCACAGCCTGTTGCTTGGAAGCACAACTGCGTCATTGATCAAGTCTTGTAAAGTACCGTTGTTATTATTCAGGTAG
- the cspLB_1 gene encoding cold shock-like protein CspLB: MASGTVKWFNESKGFGFIESESGKDLFVHFSEIQGDGFKTLAEGQSVEFEEGVGQKGPCATKVVSK; the protein is encoded by the coding sequence ATGGCATCAGGAACAGTAAAATGGTTTAACGAAAGCAAGGGTTTTGGATTCATTGAGTCCGAGAGCGGCAAAGATCTCTTTGTTCATTTTTCGGAAATTCAAGGGGACGGTTTTAAGACGCTTGCAGAGGGCCAGTCGGTCGAGTTTGAAGAGGGTGTGGGCCAAAAAGGCCCCTGCGCCACCAAGGTAGTATCCAAATAA
- a CDS encoding hypothetical protein (frameshifted, deletion at around 447043): MNVDYSYWLSQMAEILQAIDGYKGSLIVGCALRLAPLMFVRPGELCQAEWADTDFDKAKWRYTVTKTDTQHIVPPTREGIAIIKELQPLTGSGYGHFVFPSARGNGRPMSDNDPLFPATLVKVGAKQQFEAVGLKGKVISKPH; the protein is encoded by the coding sequence ATGAACGTGGACTATTCCTACTGGTTGAGCCAAATGGCAGAAATATTACAGGCCATCGATGGTTATAAAGGCTCTCTCATCGTTGGCTGTGCTCTGCGTCTGGCCCCGCTGATGTTTGTAAGGCCCGGTGAACTGTGCCAAGCCGAATGGGCGGATACTGATTTCGATAAAGCGAAATGGCGCTATACGGTGACCAAGACCGACACCCAGCACATTGTGCCTCCAACCCGGGAAGGAATCGCTATAATAAAGGAGTTACAACCCCTCACTGGGTCTGGGTACGGGCATTTTGTGTTTCCAAGTGCACGGGGTAACGGACGGCCGATGAGCGATAACGATCCCCTGTTTCCTGCCACGCTGGTGAAGGTCGGAGCCAAACAACAATTTGAAGCCGTTGGATTAAAGGGGAAGGTCATATCAAAACCCCACTGA
- a CDS encoding response regulator, which produces MNQPPKPFSILIAEDDEDDYLLILEALKEAGVNSEVHWVKDGDEVMEFLKSGSNGTNGNNGSTGHLPGLILLDLNMPKKDGREALAEIKSNPKFRKIPVIVMTTSSAETDIAKSYDLGVNSFIQKPVRFDDLVTTAKVLSSYWIGTVKLPN; this is translated from the coding sequence ATGAACCAACCTCCCAAACCATTTTCCATACTGATCGCTGAAGACGATGAAGACGACTATTTGTTGATTCTGGAGGCGTTAAAAGAAGCCGGGGTCAATAGCGAGGTTCATTGGGTGAAAGACGGCGATGAGGTGATGGAATTTTTAAAATCCGGTTCGAACGGGACCAACGGAAACAATGGAAGTACCGGTCATTTGCCGGGATTGATCCTGCTTGATCTTAATATGCCCAAGAAGGATGGAAGGGAAGCCCTCGCCGAGATAAAATCCAACCCGAAATTCCGCAAAATTCCAGTGATCGTGATGACCACTTCATCCGCCGAAACCGATATCGCGAAATCCTACGATTTAGGTGTTAATTCTTTTATCCAGAAACCTGTAAGGTTCGACGATCTGGTGACGACGGCTAAGGTATTATCCAGCTATTGGATTGGGACCGTAAAACTGCCAAATTGA
- a CDS encoding membrane protein, with the protein MTERLLGLLVVVWFFTPVWVSAGDGVAEPSRLDQSQYFNIQFENDLFGSGEDSHYTHGSRLSYLTSEQPTHFEEKIKSTVLAPIPKFFIPKTRRISFILGQNIFTPDDIARSDLIENDRPYAGWLYLGAGFVTEGGENVKFMENLEINLGVVGPAALGEEIQTEWHRLIDVKRPKGWDNQLKNEPGLILFYERKLPLRPRSKNWNKLIDFTPSAGFALGNVATYFAAGLTLRIGYNIPNDYGPPRIRPGLSGSGFFTPKSRFTWYVFAGVEGRAVGRNIFLDGNSYQDSHSVDKKTLVGDLQVGFVVTLFHNFRAGFTNVFRTKEFDGQPEEDEFGSINVSYRW; encoded by the coding sequence ATGACGGAACGACTTTTGGGTTTGCTTGTGGTGGTCTGGTTTTTCACTCCGGTTTGGGTTTCCGCGGGTGATGGAGTCGCCGAACCCTCCAGACTGGACCAAAGTCAATACTTCAATATTCAGTTTGAAAACGACCTGTTCGGAAGCGGGGAAGACAGCCACTACACTCACGGCTCGCGACTTTCCTATCTGACCAGCGAACAACCCACCCACTTTGAAGAAAAAATAAAATCCACTGTTCTTGCGCCGATCCCGAAATTTTTTATTCCAAAAACCCGGCGCATCAGTTTCATTCTTGGCCAAAACATTTTCACTCCTGATGATATCGCGCGAAGCGATCTGATCGAAAATGACCGCCCCTATGCGGGATGGCTGTATTTGGGAGCGGGGTTTGTTACGGAGGGCGGAGAGAATGTTAAATTCATGGAGAACCTGGAGATCAACCTGGGTGTGGTCGGACCCGCCGCCTTAGGGGAGGAGATACAAACCGAGTGGCACCGGTTGATCGATGTGAAGCGCCCTAAAGGCTGGGACAATCAATTGAAAAACGAGCCGGGTCTCATCCTTTTCTATGAGCGCAAGTTACCGCTCAGACCCCGTTCGAAAAACTGGAACAAGCTGATTGACTTCACACCCAGTGCCGGGTTTGCGCTGGGAAATGTTGCGACTTATTTTGCCGCCGGACTCACTCTGCGCATCGGTTACAATATTCCCAACGACTACGGACCGCCGCGTATCCGTCCGGGGCTTTCAGGCTCCGGTTTTTTTACTCCGAAAAGCCGTTTCACCTGGTACGTTTTTGCCGGCGTGGAAGGCCGTGCCGTGGGAAGGAATATTTTCCTCGACGGAAACAGCTATCAGGATAGCCACAGTGTGGACAAGAAAACCCTGGTCGGGGATTTGCAGGTGGGGTTCGTCGTGACCCTCTTTCACAATTTCCGGGCGGGTTTCACCAACGTGTTTCGAACCAAGGAATTCGACGGCCAACCGGAAGAGGATGAATTCGGCTCCATCAATGTATCCTACCGCTGGTGA
- a CDS encoding hybrid sensor histidine kinase/response regulator, whose product MEEQALKILIVDDDDDDAFLIEDLIKEGLVDLSPDIDRAQSHQEGLKCLEETTYGLCMFDYRLGEGNGIGLLKTIRSKNITTPIILLTGQGDQEIAVEAMKSGATDYLVKGNLSCESLTKSIRHAIRLHNEAERRKQTEEMLKKSHHELTVAHQELQSSLNKLQTAQNQILRSEKLAGIGRLAAGVCHEILNPLNIISGHTQALQMERQEDQYLLEDLGSITEEIHRIEKIISGLLKFSRKGDVELKYTDINKELESVLSIMQGEMSHEAIEVVRDFDADLPELLLDSDRMRQVYLNIINNAKYAMSGGGTLTVQTRILKGKNYPKTENGKPATNPGKDGTLRISFRDTGPGIAKENLGQIFDPFFTTKPEDKGTGLGLSVCYSIVEKHGGFLEVESDGKKGATFFIDLPVNQNLDVESFPSNASESEFMRRFE is encoded by the coding sequence ATGGAAGAACAAGCTCTTAAAATCTTAATCGTCGATGATGACGACGACGATGCATTTTTGATCGAAGATCTGATCAAAGAAGGTTTGGTTGATCTTTCTCCAGACATCGACCGCGCCCAATCTCATCAGGAGGGTCTCAAGTGTTTGGAGGAAACCACCTACGGCCTGTGCATGTTTGATTACCGCCTGGGAGAAGGAAATGGAATCGGGCTGCTCAAGACCATTCGATCCAAAAATATCACCACGCCCATTATTCTTCTCACCGGACAGGGAGACCAGGAAATTGCCGTGGAGGCCATGAAATCCGGCGCCACCGACTATCTCGTCAAAGGAAATTTATCCTGCGAGTCACTGACCAAATCCATACGGCACGCCATTCGACTTCACAACGAAGCCGAACGGAGAAAACAAACGGAAGAAATGTTGAAGAAATCTCACCATGAACTGACCGTGGCCCACCAAGAATTGCAGTCTTCTCTTAATAAACTTCAAACGGCGCAGAATCAAATTTTACGCTCAGAGAAGCTTGCCGGCATTGGCCGTTTAGCCGCCGGGGTCTGTCATGAAATTCTGAATCCCCTAAATATCATATCCGGGCACACGCAAGCATTGCAGATGGAACGGCAAGAGGATCAATATCTATTAGAGGACCTCGGTTCCATCACCGAAGAGATTCACCGCATCGAAAAAATCATCAGCGGGCTTCTAAAGTTTTCGCGCAAAGGCGATGTCGAATTAAAATACACGGACATCAACAAAGAACTGGAGTCGGTCCTATCCATTATGCAGGGTGAGATGAGCCACGAAGCCATTGAAGTGGTCCGGGATTTTGACGCCGATCTGCCGGAACTCCTTTTAGACAGTGACCGGATGCGGCAAGTCTATCTAAATATCATCAACAACGCTAAATACGCCATGTCTGGAGGCGGCACATTGACCGTTCAAACCCGGATTCTTAAAGGCAAGAATTATCCTAAAACTGAAAACGGGAAACCTGCAACCAATCCGGGAAAGGATGGGACCCTGAGAATCAGTTTCCGCGATACCGGACCCGGAATCGCGAAAGAAAACCTGGGGCAGATTTTCGACCCCTTTTTCACCACCAAGCCTGAAGACAAAGGAACCGGGCTGGGCTTATCGGTTTGTTATTCCATCGTGGAAAAACACGGGGGCTTCCTGGAAGTTGAAAGCGATGGCAAGAAAGGGGCAACCTTTTTTATCGATCTGCCTGTCAATCAAAATTTAGATGTTGAATCTTTCCCATCCAACGCGAGTGAAAGCGAATTCATGCGCCGTTTCGAGTGA
- a CDS encoding hypothetical protein (frameshifted, deletion at around 448535) yields MIVFDKTGTLTKGEFGITDVLDFEEGMEENELVAYTASIEQHSEHPIAKGIVNDAKEKWEVDNFKAIPGKGAEGTVKGKNVKAVSPGYLQENNITQNDSRILELSRQGKTVIFVLIDDHLKGAIALADVIRPESKEAVAKLKGMGIRCIMLTGDKKEVAEYVAQQIGLDEVIAEVLPDQKAAKIKEVQSRGLVTAMTGDGVNDAPALAQADVGIAVGAGTDVAIETADIILVKSNPNDVAAIMQLAKATYGKMIQNLIWATGYNAFAIPAAAGALYPWSIVLSPAIGAIFMSASTVICAINAKMLKLK; encoded by the coding sequence GTGATCGTTTTCGACAAGACCGGAACTCTGACGAAGGGTGAGTTCGGTATCACCGATGTCTTGGATTTTGAGGAGGGCATGGAGGAAAACGAGTTGGTTGCCTATACCGCATCCATTGAGCAGCATTCAGAACATCCCATTGCCAAAGGCATTGTGAACGACGCCAAGGAAAAGTGGGAGGTCGATAACTTTAAAGCGATTCCCGGCAAAGGCGCGGAAGGCACGGTCAAGGGCAAAAACGTCAAAGCCGTCAGCCCTGGTTATTTACAGGAAAATAATATCACTCAGAATGACTCGCGCATTTTGGAACTGAGCAGGCAGGGCAAAACGGTGATCTTTGTTCTGATAGACGACCATCTTAAAGGGGCGATAGCCCTGGCAGATGTTATCCGCCCGGAATCGAAAGAGGCAGTGGCCAAGCTCAAAGGTATGGGTATCCGCTGTATCATGCTGACTGGGGATAAGAAGGAAGTGGCCGAATATGTGGCCCAGCAAATCGGGCTGGATGAAGTCATCGCCGAGGTGCTTCCCGATCAGAAAGCCGCCAAGATAAAGGAAGTACAGAGCCGGGGCCTTGTCACCGCAATGACCGGCGATGGGGTGAACGATGCCCCGGCACTGGCGCAGGCTGACGTTGGGATTGCCGTCGGTGCAGGAACGGATGTGGCCATTGAGACCGCCGATATCATTCTGGTTAAAAGCAATCCAAACGATGTTGCCGCCATCATGCAACTGGCCAAGGCAACCTATGGCAAAATGATTCAGAACCTGATATGGGCTACCGGTTATAACGCGTTTGCAATTCCTGCAGCAGCAGGGGCGCTTTACCCATGGAGCATCGTTCTCAGTCCGGCTATTGGGGCCATCTTCATGTCTGCCAGTACGGTGATCTGTGCCATAAATGCCAAAATGCTGAAATTGAAATAG